The Flavobacterium sp. HJ-32-4 genome contains a region encoding:
- a CDS encoding rhomboid family intramembrane serine protease — translation MDDGRHFQFSPSVYLMPLLVVVPMWFVFGLQSTFHHSFDFLGILPRHWSGLPGIVFSPFLHGNLGHIASNTPPLLILIAALVYFYRRLSLKVLLFGILLSGFITWVIGRDSYHIGASGLVYVLVGFIFFKGLMTQYYRLVALSFAVVLMYGGLIWYMFPGIDEAVSWEAHLGGMISGFAFAVLFRTPNYHDDLLFEWQRPDYDPSNDKFMQRFDEQGNFVNPPPPEPEPVEEELQPGIRYHFIPIDKERGED, via the coding sequence ATGGACGACGGTCGTCACTTCCAATTTTCCCCGTCGGTTTACCTGATGCCGCTGTTGGTAGTAGTGCCGATGTGGTTCGTTTTTGGGTTACAATCGACGTTCCATCACTCATTTGATTTCCTGGGCATCTTGCCACGCCATTGGAGCGGTCTTCCCGGAATTGTCTTCAGTCCGTTTCTGCACGGCAACCTAGGGCACATCGCGAGTAATACGCCTCCTTTACTTATTCTTATTGCCGCGTTGGTCTATTTTTACAGAAGGCTCTCGCTTAAGGTATTGCTTTTTGGTATCCTGTTATCCGGCTTCATTACCTGGGTTATCGGCCGGGATTCCTATCATATCGGGGCCAGCGGTTTGGTATATGTGCTCGTGGGCTTCATCTTTTTTAAAGGCCTGATGACACAGTATTACCGGCTTGTGGCCTTATCGTTTGCCGTAGTGTTGATGTATGGCGGACTGATATGGTATATGTTCCCTGGCATCGACGAGGCTGTGTCGTGGGAGGCCCATTTAGGCGGTATGATCAGTGGGTTTGCCTTTGCCGTGCTCTTCCGGACGCCGAACTATCACGACGACCTGCTCTTTGAATGGCAACGGCCGGATTACGATCCGTCGAACGACAAATTCATGCAGCGCTTTGATGAGCAGGGTAATTTTGTCAATCCACCTCCGCCGGAGCCCGAGCCAGTCGAGGAGGAGCTTCAACCGGGTATTCGCTACCACTTCATCCCCATTGATAAAGAGCGAGGGGAGGATTAA